From Candidatus Nitricoxidivorans perseverans, the proteins below share one genomic window:
- a CDS encoding DUF2934 domain-containing protein encodes MTKPRRNSTETQQQETPVVQAGVTPTEHEQMVAVAAYYLAEQRGFSSGQEMEDWLRAEKDIESLMAGTDAEN; translated from the coding sequence ATGACAAAGCCGAGACGTAACAGCACCGAAACCCAACAGCAGGAAACGCCGGTCGTCCAAGCAGGTGTTACGCCGACCGAACACGAGCAGATGGTCGCCGTTGCGGCCTACTACCTCGCCGAACAGCGTGGCTTTTCGTCGGGTCAGGAGATGGAGGACTGGCTGCGGGCCGAGAAGGACATCGAGTCGCTCATGGCCGGGACAGACGCCGAAAATTAA
- a CDS encoding TraU family protein: MKSVRKIFLAILVVASSSAWATATCTGRFANPITDICWSCMMPLRFGGMDLLSLDQEDTPNPGGSPVCLCPSQLRVGFKVSFWEPVRRVDVVRRPFCMTSLGGIELNPGFDAPRGSRFSQDSTSTSSFYQVHWYVDPVIFWLEAIFDNACLEQSSFDVAYLTELDPMWNDDELTFIFNPDVALFGTLPARAACAADCVAATTGFPSNALFWCAGCQGSLYPLNGNVQAHIGGVQASSLEMTRLIAKMHREGLMWAASGEDGLCGYYPQPIMDKTNYKYQMLYPIPQTEKIAGKCCQPLGRSTILWGAGKEYPFEGEDFAYMVFRKRNCCQGAF; this comes from the coding sequence ATGAAGTCCGTCCGTAAGATTTTTCTGGCGATTCTCGTGGTCGCATCTTCCTCGGCGTGGGCGACAGCCACCTGCACAGGTCGTTTTGCCAACCCTATTACCGACATCTGCTGGAGTTGCATGATGCCGTTGCGTTTCGGTGGCATGGATCTGTTGTCACTCGATCAGGAAGATACCCCGAACCCGGGCGGTTCCCCGGTTTGCCTTTGTCCATCTCAACTGCGTGTGGGTTTCAAGGTGAGCTTCTGGGAGCCAGTGCGGCGGGTGGATGTCGTTCGCCGTCCGTTCTGCATGACCAGCCTAGGCGGGATCGAGCTCAATCCCGGATTCGATGCGCCACGTGGATCGCGCTTCAGCCAGGACAGCACATCCACGTCATCCTTCTATCAGGTCCATTGGTACGTCGATCCGGTCATTTTTTGGTTGGAGGCGATCTTCGACAACGCCTGCCTGGAGCAAAGCTCCTTCGATGTGGCTTACCTCACCGAACTGGACCCGATGTGGAACGACGATGAACTGACCTTCATCTTCAACCCCGACGTGGCGTTGTTCGGCACGCTGCCGGCACGGGCGGCGTGTGCGGCCGACTGCGTGGCCGCAACTACTGGATTTCCATCGAACGCCTTGTTCTGGTGTGCCGGCTGCCAGGGAAGTCTTTATCCGTTAAATGGCAACGTGCAGGCGCATATCGGCGGCGTGCAGGCCTCCAGCCTGGAAATGACCCGGCTGATTGCCAAGATGCATCGCGAGGGCCTGATGTGGGCCGCGTCGGGGGAGGACGGTCTCTGCGGGTACTACCCGCAGCCGATCATGGACAAGACCAATTACAAGTACCAGATGCTGTACCCGATTCCGCAGACGGAAAAAATCGCCGGAAAGTGTTGTCAGCCATTGGGACGCTCGACGATCTTGTGGGGTGCCGGCAAGGAGTATCCGTTCGAGGGCGAGGACTTCGCCTACATGGTGTTCCGCAAGCGAAACTGCTGCCAGGGAGCGTTCTGA
- the trbC gene encoding type-F conjugative transfer system pilin assembly protein TrbC: MRRCSAPILIAVWWSLATSVWAQAALPTDFDVHQAQQRMQAILGGDDGKKVTSPAAPVVPRVESLPKPESRKADVGQIAESFRSLPISKPASSDRGPEVMVFVSFSMPKGSLERIVAESERTGAVLVLRGLKGNSLTRMGEEVAQLIGKRQVTAIVHPPAFTQFKVTQVPALVLANSSQATRIGTDGCASPSSFVKVDGDVSQGYALDLIERQAPAWSEVARRFASKLEERRP; this comes from the coding sequence ATGCGTCGTTGTTCCGCTCCGATTCTGATTGCCGTTTGGTGGAGCCTGGCCACTTCGGTATGGGCGCAAGCCGCGCTACCTACCGATTTCGATGTGCATCAGGCGCAACAGCGAATGCAGGCAATCCTTGGCGGGGATGATGGCAAGAAAGTGACGTCTCCCGCTGCGCCTGTTGTTCCCCGTGTGGAGAGCCTACCCAAGCCTGAATCCCGGAAAGCGGATGTGGGCCAGATCGCCGAATCCTTTCGTTCCTTGCCGATTTCAAAGCCTGCATCGTCAGATCGCGGGCCGGAAGTGATGGTGTTCGTTTCCTTCTCGATGCCAAAGGGTTCGCTGGAACGCATCGTCGCCGAGTCCGAGCGAACCGGAGCCGTGCTGGTTTTGCGCGGACTGAAGGGCAATTCGCTGACCCGGATGGGGGAAGAGGTTGCCCAGCTCATCGGTAAGCGTCAGGTGACGGCCATCGTTCATCCACCAGCCTTCACGCAATTCAAGGTGACGCAGGTACCGGCACTGGTCTTGGCGAACTCGTCTCAGGCAACGCGGATCGGCACGGATGGCTGTGCATCGCCGTCCAGTTTCGTGAAAGTCGATGGTGATGTCAGCCAGGGCTATGCGCTCGATCTCATCGAGCGTCAGGCCCCCGCATGGTCGGAAGTCGCCAGGCGCTTTGCATCAAAGCTGGAGGAGCGTCGTCCGTGA
- the ccmE gene encoding cytochrome c maturation protein CcmE — protein MTPRQKRIALIAGGLVTLSLATALVANALNSSIAFFYTPTQVAADEAPRNKAFRIGGMVKEGSIRREGDGLTVQFIVTDTAREVPVAYKGILPDLFKEGKGAVVQGRIGNDGRFVATEVLAKHDENYMPAEAQHAIDEAQKTSPQTR, from the coding sequence ATGACACCACGTCAAAAACGCATCGCCCTCATCGCCGGCGGACTGGTCACGCTGTCGTTAGCGACGGCGCTGGTAGCCAACGCCCTGAACAGCAGCATCGCGTTCTTCTACACGCCGACCCAGGTTGCGGCGGACGAGGCCCCCAGGAACAAGGCATTCCGCATCGGCGGCATGGTGAAGGAGGGCAGCATCCGTCGCGAAGGCGACGGACTGACCGTCCAGTTCATCGTCACCGACACGGCCAGGGAGGTTCCCGTCGCCTACAAGGGCATCCTTCCGGATCTCTTCAAAGAGGGCAAGGGCGCTGTCGTCCAGGGCCGGATCGGGAACGATGGCCGCTTCGTGGCCACCGAAGTGCTGGCCAAGCACGACGAGAACTACATGCCGGCAGAAGCGCAGCACGCCATCGACGAGGCACAAAAGACCTCGCCGCAAACCAGGTAG
- the traW gene encoding type-F conjugative transfer system protein TraW: MSVPVWLSFLLVLWLPSTVLAIDLGSVGPTYEIGEPDLIEVIRSRLQQMAKSGDLARKQGEYRDRVVRGIESPKTISGIKATQIPRSFHVHPAMVLAGDIRNAEGHILFAKGTQINPLDHVALTRKLVFFDGGDKQQVAFALRSMGESGKGAKPILVGGQPLKLMRSWKRPVYFDQGGTLVRRLGIQQVPAIVSQDGKRLRIDEVRP; the protein is encoded by the coding sequence ATGTCGGTTCCTGTTTGGCTCTCCTTCCTGCTGGTTCTGTGGCTGCCGTCGACGGTGCTTGCCATCGATCTCGGATCGGTTGGGCCGACCTATGAAATCGGTGAACCCGACCTGATCGAAGTGATCCGGTCCCGGTTGCAGCAGATGGCGAAATCCGGGGATCTGGCGCGCAAGCAGGGTGAGTATCGCGACCGTGTTGTCCGGGGAATTGAATCGCCGAAAACGATCTCCGGCATCAAGGCGACGCAAATTCCCAGAAGCTTCCATGTCCATCCCGCGATGGTTCTGGCCGGTGATATTCGCAATGCCGAAGGTCACATCCTGTTTGCCAAGGGAACGCAGATCAATCCGCTGGACCATGTCGCACTGACACGGAAGCTGGTGTTTTTCGATGGCGGGGATAAGCAACAGGTCGCATTTGCCCTGCGATCGATGGGTGAGTCCGGTAAGGGGGCCAAGCCCATTCTCGTTGGCGGGCAACCCCTGAAGCTGATGCGAAGCTGGAAACGTCCGGTCTATTTCGACCAGGGCGGCACGCTGGTCAGGCGGCTGGGTATCCAGCAGGTTCCGGCCATCGTCAGTCAGGACGGCAAGAGGTTACGTATTGATGAAGTCCGTCCGTAA
- a CDS encoding ion transporter, giving the protein MSLNVNMNENPDSGGRARARAWIEQPRVQNVVIVLILLNAALLGLETSAGAMAVAGGLIVGIDRAILAVFVVEIAVRLYAHRAAFWRDPWSVFDFAVVAIALIPATGPLSVLRALRVLRVLRLLTMVPSMRRVVGALLGAIPGLGSIALVLLIIYYVFAVIATNLFAAAHPEWFGDLGRSLYTLFQIMTLESWSMGIARPVMEHFPYAWTFFIPFILVATFTMLNLFIAIIVNAMQSYTEAEQHDAKEAVEAARKHIEADLHAEMRQLREDIRELKALLPAAGTAPR; this is encoded by the coding sequence ATGAGCCTCAACGTGAACATGAACGAGAACCCGGACAGCGGCGGACGCGCACGGGCACGCGCCTGGATCGAGCAGCCGCGCGTGCAGAACGTCGTCATCGTCCTGATCCTGCTCAATGCCGCCCTGCTCGGGCTGGAAACCTCGGCCGGCGCGATGGCGGTGGCCGGCGGCCTGATCGTCGGCATCGACCGCGCCATCCTGGCGGTGTTCGTCGTCGAAATCGCCGTGCGCCTCTACGCCCACCGTGCGGCCTTCTGGCGCGATCCGTGGAGCGTGTTCGATTTCGCCGTGGTCGCCATCGCGCTGATTCCGGCCACCGGGCCGCTGTCCGTGCTGCGGGCCCTGCGCGTGCTGCGGGTGCTGCGCCTCCTGACCATGGTGCCGTCGATGCGGCGCGTGGTCGGCGCCCTGCTCGGAGCGATTCCGGGGCTGGGTTCGATCGCCCTGGTGCTGCTGATCATTTACTACGTCTTCGCCGTGATCGCCACCAACCTGTTCGCCGCCGCCCACCCGGAATGGTTCGGCGACCTTGGCCGCTCGCTTTACACCCTGTTCCAGATCATGACCCTGGAAAGCTGGTCGATGGGCATCGCCCGCCCGGTGATGGAGCACTTCCCCTATGCATGGACATTTTTCATCCCCTTCATCCTGGTGGCGACCTTCACCATGCTCAACCTGTTCATCGCCATCATCGTCAACGCCATGCAAAGCTACACCGAGGCGGAACAGCACGACGCGAAAGAGGCCGTGGAAGCGGCGCGCAAGCACATCGAGGCCGACCTGCACGCCGAGATGCGGCAGCTGCGCGAGGATATCCGCGAACTGAAAGCGCTGCTGCCGGCCGCCGGCACCGCACCACGCTGA
- a CDS encoding universal stress protein, which translates to MNTLKRILAATDFSRLGNDAVRRATLLAAREGAELLVVHTFPRLSALEAAFGLDDKLPTRLRAAAEANIDALVEAARTAGVGRVRAEIVEGSAHRAVADAAETFRPDLVVIGAHGKGAVQQFFLGGTAARILAQATCPVLVARQPTEGDYRRALAAVDLGPRSEAVLRAALVVAAPARVTVLHAYQAPFEAKLRYKGFPEEDILRYAEVESRAARRNMDALLADPELAGLDIERRIVHGDPNPALPDAARDMDADLIAVGKHGGSRIGEAVMGSVSRFLAYYAPCDVLVV; encoded by the coding sequence ATGAACACCCTCAAGCGAATCCTTGCCGCCACGGATTTTTCCCGGCTCGGCAACGACGCCGTCCGCCGCGCCACCCTGCTGGCGGCGCGGGAAGGCGCCGAGCTTCTCGTCGTGCATACGTTCCCGCGGCTGTCGGCGCTCGAAGCCGCTTTCGGCCTGGATGACAAGCTGCCAACCCGCCTGCGGGCGGCGGCGGAGGCCAATATTGATGCGCTGGTCGAAGCGGCACGGACCGCCGGCGTCGGGCGGGTACGTGCCGAAATCGTCGAAGGATCGGCGCATCGGGCGGTTGCCGATGCAGCCGAAACCTTCCGTCCCGATCTCGTGGTCATCGGCGCCCACGGCAAGGGGGCAGTGCAGCAGTTCTTCCTCGGCGGCACGGCGGCGCGCATCCTAGCCCAGGCCACTTGCCCAGTGCTCGTCGCGCGACAGCCGACCGAGGGCGACTATCGCCGCGCGCTAGCGGCGGTCGATCTGGGGCCGCGCTCGGAGGCAGTGCTACGCGCTGCTCTCGTCGTCGCGGCGCCCGCCCGCGTCACGGTGCTGCATGCCTACCAAGCGCCCTTCGAGGCCAAGCTGCGCTACAAGGGCTTCCCCGAGGAGGACATCTTGCGCTACGCGGAAGTTGAGTCGCGCGCAGCGCGGCGCAACATGGACGCGCTGCTGGCCGACCCCGAACTGGCCGGACTCGACATCGAACGCCGCATCGTCCATGGCGATCCCAATCCTGCGCTGCCGGACGCCGCGCGCGACATGGACGCCGACCTGATCGCCGTCGGCAAGCATGGCGGCTCGCGCATCGGCGAGGCCGTGATGGGCAGCGTCTCCCGTTTCCTCGCCTACTACGCGCCCTGCGATGTGCTGGTGGTCTGA
- a CDS encoding conjugal transfer protein TraN produces the protein MRLLLLVIAVLFGLSPVARAGDCRLESSTCVDTSASKTISGVVVTLADVGGCWEFQDNYTCIKPNSIDYCSALTAAGCGQTSSICSDTAFNGTCNTYTKTFRCGTSQGTPTNTVRLDNTYTLVTDTTNTSQCSSYAQNSRCRLSAHTCVDSTPCKLDSSGATVCLAGVTPPVGGLNSTATCWRYQDDYSCIADNHIDYCAAIKATQGCAQVSATCDSTAFDGSCNQYTRRYQCTNVTASTSTPTVVELNTSYTITSNTLNTSQCASYVDSANCVHAATTCTDSTPCKTINGLQVCLTTVSPLPSGAQSAGDSCWTRTEDYTCAGATLTNDCQPLIDRGCTPVSSQCIDPLPTGGCDMSERTYSCQTSPATQTQQTVCDQRSFCQGGTNCFDTSNPADQDFGRAMASMEAAREAGVYGEDLRLFKGVGERCRKKLFGLVDCCKKSGGGAARSNHNIMATAMQGVMIGGQLAINAGSKYMFDFMYPEFTSYVEAGAQAMISSEVLFTPTNFQPSFTFYGLTLSTGTVSSGLLGGPIYSIGSLGSFNFYFDPYSLAAAVALQLLSELLSCEQSEQMLGMHRDANLCVFVGSYCSSRIPIIKTCIEQTQSYCCFNSRLAKIINEQGRGQVGKTWGSGENPDCSGFTTAEFEQLDFSRIDMSEFIQEVASSVRMPDVSSFGQNVQTSVQQRVNSYYNR, from the coding sequence ATGCGATTACTGCTTCTGGTCATCGCCGTTCTCTTTGGTCTGAGCCCTGTTGCGCGGGCGGGCGATTGTCGTCTTGAGAGTTCGACCTGTGTCGATACCTCGGCGAGCAAGACAATTTCAGGCGTGGTCGTCACGCTGGCGGATGTCGGGGGCTGCTGGGAGTTTCAGGACAACTACACCTGCATCAAGCCCAACTCCATCGACTACTGCTCGGCATTGACGGCGGCAGGGTGCGGTCAGACCAGTTCGATATGCAGCGATACCGCGTTCAACGGCACGTGCAATACCTACACCAAGACCTTCCGCTGTGGCACCAGCCAGGGAACCCCCACCAATACGGTGAGGCTCGACAACACCTACACCCTGGTGACGGATACGACCAATACGAGCCAATGTTCGTCCTATGCGCAGAATTCCCGTTGCCGACTGTCGGCGCATACCTGCGTTGATTCCACGCCCTGCAAGCTCGATTCGAGTGGGGCGACCGTGTGTCTGGCAGGCGTCACGCCACCGGTGGGGGGATTGAATTCCACGGCCACCTGCTGGCGGTATCAGGATGATTACTCCTGCATCGCCGACAACCACATCGACTACTGCGCGGCCATCAAGGCGACGCAAGGGTGCGCTCAAGTCAGCGCCACATGCGACAGCACGGCCTTCGATGGCTCCTGCAACCAATATACCCGGCGCTATCAATGCACCAACGTCACCGCATCGACCTCGACGCCGACCGTCGTCGAACTAAATACGTCCTATACGATCACGTCCAACACGCTGAATACCAGTCAATGCGCGTCGTATGTCGACAGCGCAAATTGTGTCCATGCCGCAACCACATGTACCGATAGCACCCCCTGCAAGACGATCAATGGCCTGCAAGTCTGCCTGACGACGGTCTCGCCATTGCCAAGCGGGGCGCAAAGCGCGGGTGATTCCTGCTGGACGCGTACCGAGGACTACACCTGTGCCGGAGCGACGCTGACGAACGATTGCCAGCCATTGATCGATCGGGGCTGCACGCCGGTTTCCTCACAATGCATCGATCCCTTGCCTACGGGGGGCTGCGACATGAGCGAGCGAACGTACTCATGCCAGACCTCGCCCGCAACACAGACCCAGCAAACCGTTTGTGACCAGCGGTCTTTCTGCCAGGGAGGAACCAACTGCTTTGATACCAGCAATCCGGCGGATCAGGACTTCGGACGTGCCATGGCATCGATGGAAGCCGCTCGGGAGGCCGGGGTTTATGGGGAGGATCTGCGTCTGTTCAAAGGGGTGGGAGAACGATGCCGGAAGAAACTCTTCGGCCTGGTCGATTGCTGCAAGAAGAGCGGTGGCGGTGCGGCGCGATCCAATCACAACATCATGGCTACCGCCATGCAGGGCGTCATGATCGGCGGGCAACTGGCGATCAATGCAGGCAGCAAGTACATGTTCGACTTTATGTACCCCGAGTTCACCAGTTATGTCGAAGCCGGTGCGCAGGCCATGATTTCCTCGGAGGTGCTGTTCACCCCGACGAATTTCCAACCGTCCTTCACGTTTTACGGACTGACCCTCTCGACCGGTACGGTCAGTAGTGGATTGCTGGGCGGCCCCATTTATTCAATAGGATCTCTCGGCAGCTTCAATTTCTACTTCGATCCGTATTCACTGGCGGCAGCCGTAGCGCTCCAGCTCCTGTCCGAGTTGTTGTCCTGCGAGCAATCTGAACAGATGCTGGGGATGCACCGGGATGCCAACCTGTGTGTCTTTGTGGGTTCCTACTGCTCTTCGCGTATCCCCATCATCAAGACCTGCATCGAGCAAACCCAGTCCTACTGCTGCTTCAACTCCCGACTGGCCAAGATCATCAATGAGCAAGGCAGGGGGCAGGTGGGAAAGACTTGGGGCAGTGGCGAGAACCCCGACTGTTCCGGCTTTACCACCGCCGAATTCGAGCAACTGGATTTCTCCCGAATCGACATGAGCGAGTTCATCCAGGAAGTGGCATCCAGCGTGCGAATGCCGGATGTGTCGTCCTTCGGACAGAACGTCCAGACCTCCGTTCAACAGCGTGTGAATAGCTACTACAACCGATGA
- a CDS encoding AI-2E family transporter: MTEMPGSPSPGRRFAPWLALAGLTALAALVMAPFLAPLAWAGVLAYASWPLMVRLRRRCGGRDTLAASLATVLAGLTLIVPLVWLLWLAQNEVGRLYPAMQSFVAAPPELPGWLSGVPWLGDWLAQKRAELLADPQGLIAATKNWFTDHAGEAAALAGGLGKNLAKLALALMILFFFYRDGARMVSELRHVLARFLGPRVNAYLAAIGATTSAVVYGFLLTALAQGALAGLGYWVAGLGSPVMLGVITALFALIPFATPLAWGSAGAWLLLQGETGPAIGVWLWGAAVVSQIDNVLRPMFISSIGDIPFLVVLFGVLGGILAFGLVGLFAGPVVLAVAWAVWREWATHLNEDDGEGGANE; encoded by the coding sequence ATGACTGAAATGCCCGGTTCGCCTTCCCCCGGTCGTCGCTTTGCGCCCTGGCTCGCCTTGGCCGGCCTGACCGCACTGGCTGCCTTGGTGATGGCACCCTTTCTGGCCCCTCTCGCTTGGGCCGGCGTGCTCGCCTACGCTTCCTGGCCACTGATGGTGCGGCTGCGTCGGCGCTGCGGCGGACGCGACACCTTGGCCGCCAGTCTGGCCACCGTGCTGGCGGGGTTGACTCTGATCGTCCCGCTGGTCTGGTTGCTCTGGCTGGCCCAGAATGAGGTTGGCCGGCTCTATCCGGCCATGCAGTCCTTCGTGGCTGCGCCGCCGGAGTTGCCCGGCTGGTTGTCGGGCGTGCCCTGGCTCGGCGACTGGCTGGCGCAAAAACGGGCGGAACTGCTGGCCGACCCGCAAGGCTTGATCGCCGCCACGAAGAACTGGTTCACCGACCACGCCGGCGAGGCTGCCGCGCTGGCCGGTGGGTTGGGCAAAAACCTGGCCAAGCTGGCGCTGGCGCTGATGATCCTGTTCTTTTTCTACCGCGACGGCGCGCGCATGGTGAGCGAACTGCGCCATGTCCTCGCGCGCTTCCTCGGTCCACGCGTCAACGCCTATCTTGCCGCCATCGGCGCCACCACCAGCGCCGTGGTTTACGGCTTCCTGCTCACGGCGCTCGCGCAGGGCGCCCTAGCCGGCTTGGGTTACTGGGTCGCGGGACTGGGTTCGCCGGTGATGCTGGGCGTCATCACCGCCCTGTTCGCGCTGATTCCCTTCGCCACGCCCCTCGCCTGGGGCAGTGCCGGCGCCTGGTTGCTGCTGCAGGGTGAAACCGGGCCGGCCATCGGGGTCTGGCTCTGGGGCGCGGCGGTGGTAAGTCAGATCGATAACGTGTTGCGACCGATGTTCATCAGCAGCATCGGCGACATTCCATTTCTGGTTGTGCTGTTCGGCGTGCTGGGCGGCATTCTCGCCTTCGGGCTGGTCGGCCTGTTTGCCGGCCCGGTGGTGTTGGCGGTGGCTTGGGCGGTGTGGCGGGAATGGGCGACGCACTTGAATGAGGACGATGGCGAAGGGGGTGCCAATGAATGA
- a CDS encoding DedA family protein: MKLFSPLYRRAMVWSRHPHAPWYLGGMSFAESSFFPIPPDVMLAPMCLANPRRAWWLALLTTLTSVAGGLFGYAIGYFAIDAVLPWLQESRYWPAYQTAVEWFGEWGFWAVFIAGFSPIPYKMFTIAAGALAMALLPFAIASLIGRGARFFLVAALMAWGGARMEALLHRYVDRLGWATVALLAMGLLAYR; encoded by the coding sequence ATGAAACTGTTTTCTCCGCTCTACCGCCGGGCCATGGTCTGGTCCCGACATCCGCACGCGCCCTGGTACCTGGGCGGAATGAGTTTCGCCGAATCCTCGTTCTTTCCGATTCCGCCCGACGTGATGCTGGCGCCGATGTGCCTTGCCAACCCGCGCCGCGCGTGGTGGCTCGCGCTACTGACCACTCTGACCTCGGTGGCCGGCGGGCTGTTCGGTTACGCCATCGGCTACTTCGCCATCGATGCCGTGCTGCCCTGGTTGCAGGAAAGCCGCTACTGGCCGGCCTATCAAACGGCGGTGGAGTGGTTCGGAGAATGGGGTTTCTGGGCGGTCTTCATCGCCGGCTTCTCGCCGATTCCCTACAAGATGTTCACCATCGCGGCCGGAGCGCTTGCCATGGCACTCCTGCCATTTGCCATCGCCTCGCTGATCGGGCGCGGCGCGCGCTTCTTCCTGGTCGCCGCCCTGATGGCCTGGGGCGGTGCGCGCATGGAAGCGTTGCTGCATCGCTACGTGGATCGCCTCGGCTGGGCCACCGTCGCGCTGCTGGCGATGGGCCTGCTGGCGTATCGCTGA
- the floA gene encoding flotillin-like protein FloA (flotillin-like protein involved in membrane lipid rafts) has translation MTGGLGLLLVVVAGLAFILYLVPVPLWISAWASGAYVGLFTLIAMRLRRVPPATVVTARISAVKAGLDISSNDLEAHFLAGGNVVRVVNAMISADKANIPLPFKRAAAIDLAGRDVLEAVQMSVLPKVIQTPKIAAVAKDGIQLIAVCLVTVRTNIDRLVGGAGEETIIARVGEGMVSTIGSSASHKSVLESPDHISKHVLSKGLDAGTAYEILSIDVADVTVGENIGAKLQIDQANADKQIAQAKAEERRAMAVAQEQEMRARVVEAEAEVPRAMAEAFRQGNLGIMDYYRMKNLQADTSMREEIAGTDNAPLAAPRN, from the coding sequence ATGACGGGCGGCTTGGGCTTGCTCCTCGTGGTGGTGGCGGGGCTGGCCTTCATCCTGTATCTGGTGCCCGTTCCGCTCTGGATTTCCGCCTGGGCTTCGGGGGCCTATGTCGGACTGTTCACCCTGATCGCCATGCGCCTGCGCCGCGTGCCGCCGGCAACGGTGGTCACGGCGCGGATCAGCGCAGTGAAGGCCGGCCTCGACATTTCCAGCAACGATCTGGAAGCCCACTTCCTTGCCGGCGGCAATGTCGTCAGGGTGGTCAACGCCATGATTTCGGCCGACAAGGCCAACATTCCCCTACCCTTCAAACGCGCTGCGGCCATCGATCTGGCTGGACGCGACGTGCTGGAGGCGGTGCAGATGTCGGTGTTGCCCAAGGTGATCCAGACGCCGAAGATTGCGGCGGTGGCCAAGGACGGCATCCAGCTCATCGCTGTCTGCCTGGTCACGGTACGCACCAACATCGACCGACTGGTGGGCGGCGCCGGCGAGGAGACGATCATCGCGCGCGTTGGCGAAGGCATGGTCAGCACCATCGGTTCCTCCGCAAGTCATAAGAGCGTGCTGGAGAGTCCGGATCACATCTCGAAGCACGTCCTCTCCAAGGGCCTCGACGCTGGCACGGCCTACGAGATCCTGTCGATCGACGTCGCTGACGTGACGGTGGGCGAGAACATCGGCGCCAAGCTGCAGATCGACCAGGCCAATGCCGACAAGCAGATCGCCCAGGCCAAGGCCGAGGAGCGCCGCGCCATGGCCGTTGCCCAGGAGCAGGAAATGCGGGCGCGGGTGGTGGAAGCCGAGGCCGAAGTGCCGCGCGCCATGGCCGAGGCCTTCCGCCAGGGCAATCTGGGCATCATGGACTATTACCGCATGAAGAACCTGCAGGCCGATACGAGCATGCGCGAAGAGATCGCCGGCACCGATAACGCGCCGCTTGCCGCCCCACGGAACTAG
- the htpX gene encoding protease HtpX, giving the protein MKRIFLFLATNMAIVLVLSVTMRLLGVEPYLNANGLNLGSLLIFAAVMGFGGSFISLAISKWSAKKAMGVQVIEAPSNSTEFWLVETVRKYSAEAGIKMPEVGIFDTPEVNAFATGMTKNSSLVAVSSGLLRQMSKSEAEAVIGHEVAHIANGDMVTLALIQGVVNTFVMFLSRVIGHVVDRVVFKTERGHGPAFYVTMIVAELVLGVLASIIVMYFSRQREFRADRGGAGLAGRSNMIAALERLNSLHPAPLPEKLAAFGISGGGAGGIKRLFMTHPPLEERIAALKAGQ; this is encoded by the coding sequence ATGAAACGCATCTTCCTCTTCCTCGCCACCAACATGGCCATCGTGCTGGTGCTGTCCGTCACCATGCGCCTGTTGGGCGTCGAGCCCTACCTCAATGCCAACGGCCTCAACCTCGGCTCGCTGCTGATCTTCGCCGCCGTCATGGGCTTCGGCGGTTCTTTCATTTCGCTCGCCATTTCCAAATGGTCGGCGAAGAAGGCGATGGGCGTGCAGGTGATCGAGGCGCCCTCGAATTCAACCGAATTCTGGCTGGTGGAAACGGTGCGCAAATACTCGGCCGAAGCCGGCATCAAGATGCCGGAGGTCGGCATTTTCGACACGCCCGAGGTCAACGCCTTCGCCACCGGCATGACCAAAAACAGTTCGCTGGTCGCCGTCTCCAGCGGCCTCTTGCGGCAGATGTCGAAAAGCGAAGCCGAGGCCGTCATCGGCCACGAAGTCGCCCACATCGCCAACGGTGACATGGTCACGCTGGCCCTGATCCAGGGCGTGGTGAACACCTTCGTCATGTTCCTCTCGCGCGTCATCGGCCACGTCGTGGATCGGGTCGTGTTCAAGACCGAGCGCGGCCACGGACCGGCCTTCTACGTCACCATGATCGTCGCCGAACTGGTGCTGGGCGTGCTGGCCTCGATCATCGTCATGTACTTCTCCCGCCAGCGCGAGTTCCGCGCCGACCGGGGCGGTGCCGGCCTGGCCGGGCGGTCGAACATGATCGCCGCGCTGGAACGGCTGAATTCGCTGCACCCCGCGCCCCTGCCGGAAAAGCTGGCGGCCTTCGGCATCAGCGGCGGCGGCGCCGGCGGCATCAAGCGCCTGTTCATGACCCATCCGCCGCTGGAAGAACGCATCGCCGCGCTGAAGGCGGGGCAGTGA